One stretch of Paenibacillus sp. FSL R5-0341 DNA includes these proteins:
- the moaA gene encoding GTP 3',8-cyclase MoaA, which produces MELLQDSFGRIHDYIRISVTDRCNLRCVYCMPAEGMEFAPHDEIMSYEEIAQVLKVLAPMGMRKVRLTGGEPLVRKDLHKLVGMISAIDGIDDIALTTNALLLDKQAQALKDAGLNRINISLDSLRADRFSMITRGGDVNKVLKGIEAATAAGLAPIKLNVVLMKGINDDEIKDFIAMTIDQPLHVRFIEYMPIGQASDSWRKSYLPLEAVTDVCAEAGWAVENTTGPAGNGPSRNMKIVGSEGTFGLIHPVSDHFCDNCNRLRLTADGHIKACLYWSDEYNVRRFVDDPNAMAALFLKALGTKPKNHEMALALEQKMQSHTPTVRRMSQIGG; this is translated from the coding sequence ATGGAACTGCTTCAGGATTCATTTGGCCGGATACATGACTACATCCGTATTTCTGTTACGGACCGCTGTAATTTACGCTGTGTGTATTGCATGCCTGCAGAGGGTATGGAGTTTGCTCCACATGATGAGATTATGAGCTACGAAGAGATCGCACAGGTGCTGAAGGTGCTTGCTCCGATGGGTATGCGTAAAGTTCGGCTCACTGGAGGCGAACCGCTGGTGCGCAAGGATCTGCACAAGCTCGTCGGCATGATCTCGGCGATCGACGGGATTGACGATATTGCACTCACAACCAACGCTCTTCTACTAGATAAGCAAGCTCAGGCATTGAAAGACGCGGGATTGAACCGAATTAACATCAGTCTGGATTCACTGCGGGCTGATCGCTTCTCCATGATTACTCGCGGCGGAGATGTGAACAAGGTACTGAAAGGCATTGAAGCTGCAACTGCCGCTGGCCTTGCTCCAATCAAACTGAATGTCGTGCTGATGAAGGGTATCAACGATGATGAGATCAAGGATTTTATTGCAATGACCATCGATCAGCCTCTTCATGTGCGTTTCATTGAATATATGCCGATTGGACAGGCATCGGATTCGTGGCGCAAATCCTATTTGCCACTGGAAGCCGTCACAGATGTATGCGCTGAAGCGGGTTGGGCGGTTGAGAATACAACAGGCCCTGCGGGGAATGGCCCCTCACGTAATATGAAAATTGTAGGCTCCGAAGGCACTTTCGGATTGATTCATCCCGTGAGCGATCACTTCTGTGACAATTGCAATCGACTTCGGCTGACCGCTGACGGACATATCAAAGCCTGCCTGTACTGGTCGGATGAGTATAATGTTCGCCGCTTCGTGGATGACCCAAATGCCATGGCTGCGCTTTTCCTTAAAGCGCTGGGTACGAAACCAAAGAACCATGAGATGGCTCTGGCTCTGGAACAAAAAATGCAATCCCACACGCCGACGGTACGGCGCATGTCCCAGATTGGCGGATAG
- a CDS encoding methyl-accepting chemotaxis protein, translated as MTLLNIVEALVAASPYFKIMLKEHDIMIAVTDTEKFWYYVPSNELDLGIKAGDIISPDDPTLRRALIHGETSANRIDAKFYGTSIVSAATPLRDEQGNIAGALAIGFSLQNEEKLEHFTELIGGISGRLTDMVQTVAAQSEQLTASSTQILDNTRMAVQNSGEVNKVAAFIREISEQTNLLGLNAAIEAARAGEAGAGFSVVASEVRKLSTGTKEATVNIERSLKDVQHSIQQMEQEITSISQSSNQQAVMVTEFSEVIDQLNSVSRDLKVFIESMLLKAE; from the coding sequence ATGACCTTATTGAACATTGTTGAAGCACTCGTTGCAGCAAGCCCGTATTTTAAAATTATGCTGAAAGAACACGATATCATGATTGCAGTAACCGATACCGAGAAGTTCTGGTATTATGTTCCGAGCAACGAGCTTGATCTGGGCATCAAAGCGGGAGATATCATCTCGCCTGATGACCCCACACTCCGCCGAGCCCTGATACATGGCGAGACTTCAGCCAATCGCATTGATGCTAAATTTTATGGCACCTCCATTGTCTCGGCAGCTACTCCGCTTCGGGATGAGCAAGGAAATATCGCGGGCGCACTTGCCATCGGCTTCTCCCTTCAGAATGAGGAAAAACTGGAGCACTTCACCGAGCTGATCGGCGGAATCAGCGGCAGACTGACTGATATGGTACAGACAGTAGCTGCTCAATCTGAGCAATTGACGGCCTCCTCCACGCAAATCTTGGACAATACGCGCATGGCTGTGCAGAACTCAGGTGAAGTGAACAAGGTCGCCGCATTCATCCGTGAAATCTCAGAACAAACCAATCTGCTCGGCCTGAATGCGGCCATCGAAGCAGCCCGAGCCGGCGAAGCAGGCGCAGGGTTCAGCGTCGTTGCATCCGAAGTGCGTAAACTTTCTACAGGTACCAAAGAAGCTACGGTAAATATCGAACGTTCCTTGAAGGATGTTCAGCATTCCATCCAACAGATGGAGCAAGAGATCACATCGATCTCACAGTCGAGCAACCAACAGGCTGTGATGGTAACCGAGTTCAGCGAGGTCATTGATCAGTTGAATAGCGTAAGCCGTGATCTGAAAGTGTTCATTGAATCCATGCTGCTGAAGGCAGAATAG
- a CDS encoding LysE/ArgO family amino acid transporter — translation MMEVVIHAVVLAFGLILPLGVQNVFIFNQGMRQRRYIDALPAVITAGVSDTFLIGAAVGGVSLILLQWPVLANVLYAVGSLFLLYMAWSIWRSSESVEGSQTVMSAGRQIAFAASVSLLNPHALLDTVAVIGTSSLQYEGVERMYFALTAAAVSWIWFMGLAGAGRLIGRTDRTGRISLVFNRLSALIMVGLACMMLWKLIYS, via the coding sequence ATAATGGAGGTTGTTATTCACGCAGTGGTTCTGGCCTTTGGCCTGATCTTGCCACTGGGTGTGCAGAATGTATTTATTTTTAACCAAGGCATGAGACAAAGGCGTTATATTGATGCCCTACCTGCTGTAATAACGGCAGGGGTCAGTGATACGTTCTTGATTGGGGCAGCGGTCGGAGGGGTGTCGCTCATTTTACTGCAATGGCCAGTTCTGGCGAATGTGTTGTATGCAGTAGGAAGCCTGTTTCTGCTATATATGGCATGGAGTATCTGGAGGTCGTCCGAATCTGTGGAAGGTTCGCAGACGGTAATGTCAGCAGGGCGACAGATTGCGTTCGCCGCATCGGTATCTTTACTCAATCCCCATGCTCTGCTAGACACGGTTGCCGTGATTGGCACCAGTTCACTTCAGTATGAAGGGGTGGAGCGCATGTATTTTGCCCTGACAGCCGCGGCTGTATCGTGGATATGGTTCATGGGACTTGCAGGTGCGGGCAGGTTAATTGGCAGAACGGATCGTACTGGACGCATCAGTCTGGTGTTCAATCGGTTGTCTGCTCTGATCATGGTCGGTCTGGCGTGTATGATGCTGTGGAAGCTCATCTATTCATAG
- a CDS encoding PLP-dependent aminotransferase family protein, which translates to MGWKPNPSLDLPLYRQIEAYVRQKITTGEWSAGHRLPSQRIWAESMGINRSTLVTALDNLAAAGLIEGRHGGGTYISGSGWHGMAHRAMPNWNEAIEEGWYYPNLPEIQQINQAEFRPGIIRLGTGELAPELMPQDAFNDILYALSHRSRTLNYLEPQGSLELREALSVHLQTTGIQASPDSILIVSGSLQALHLISVGLLPRGSAVLLEKPSYLYSIHAFQSAGLKMSGIPMDNEGLHIARLEDAAQHVKDQDHISLLYTIPSFHNPTSSVMSDHRREELMTTARTLGISILEDAAYGDLWLDTPPPSSLKARDQEGRVLYMGTLSKAVSPGLRLGWLVGPEPVIRRLADIKMQTDYGTSSLAQEAAALWFAEGHHAGHMERLRPELRKRRDFMLDLLQQHFHGIAKWEIPAGGFYIWLQFTVSPLSIRQLFHTCLEQNVLIHPGYLYDRLDASHIRLSYAYASPDEMERGLQCLAEAVHRLIDSSS; encoded by the coding sequence ATGGGGTGGAAGCCGAACCCCTCTCTCGACTTGCCCTTGTATCGGCAGATTGAAGCCTATGTTCGGCAGAAAATCACAACGGGCGAATGGTCAGCAGGACACCGTCTCCCCTCACAGCGAATATGGGCTGAGTCCATGGGGATAAACCGCAGTACATTGGTCACTGCTCTGGATAACCTAGCCGCCGCGGGTCTCATTGAGGGCAGACATGGCGGGGGAACATATATCTCCGGCTCTGGTTGGCATGGTATGGCTCATAGAGCAATGCCCAACTGGAATGAAGCCATCGAGGAGGGCTGGTATTATCCCAACCTGCCCGAGATCCAGCAGATTAATCAGGCTGAATTCCGGCCTGGCATCATACGTCTTGGTACAGGGGAGCTTGCCCCGGAGCTGATGCCTCAGGATGCTTTTAACGACATTCTGTATGCCCTGTCCCATCGTTCTCGTACACTCAACTACCTGGAACCTCAAGGAAGCCTGGAGCTTCGTGAGGCTTTATCCGTCCATTTGCAGACGACTGGCATTCAAGCCTCTCCAGATTCCATACTGATCGTATCCGGCTCTCTTCAGGCGCTGCACTTGATTTCGGTCGGACTGCTCCCTCGCGGATCAGCGGTTCTGCTGGAAAAACCGTCGTATCTCTATTCCATTCACGCCTTTCAGTCAGCAGGGTTGAAAATGAGTGGTATCCCGATGGATAACGAAGGCCTACACATTGCACGCCTGGAGGATGCTGCGCAGCATGTCAAAGATCAAGATCATATCTCGCTTCTCTACACGATCCCGAGCTTTCACAATCCCACCAGCTCTGTCATGAGTGATCACCGCCGGGAAGAACTCATGACCACCGCTCGGACATTAGGCATCTCCATACTGGAGGATGCCGCCTACGGTGATCTATGGCTGGATACACCTCCTCCGTCATCACTGAAGGCGCGTGATCAGGAAGGACGGGTGCTGTATATGGGTACCCTGTCAAAGGCAGTCAGTCCCGGTCTGCGCCTCGGATGGCTAGTTGGGCCAGAGCCGGTCATTCGCCGTCTCGCAGATATCAAGATGCAGACCGATTATGGCACCAGTTCACTCGCCCAAGAAGCTGCTGCCCTGTGGTTCGCCGAAGGACATCATGCAGGACATATGGAACGCCTTCGCCCTGAGTTACGCAAACGAAGAGACTTCATGCTGGATCTGTTGCAACAGCACTTTCATGGCATAGCGAAGTGGGAAATACCCGCTGGGGGCTTTTATATCTGGTTGCAATTCACTGTCTCCCCTCTCTCCATCCGCCAATTGTTCCATACCTGTCTGGAGCAAAATGTACTTATCCACCCGGGCTATCTGTATGACAGGCTGGACGCGAGTCACATTCGGCTCTCATACGCGTATGCTTCACCTGATGAGATGGAACGTGGACTACAATGCCTGGCAGAGGCCGTCCACAGACTTATAGACTCTAGCTCCTGA
- a CDS encoding carbohydrate ABC transporter permease, whose translation MRMQRLNSYLIRLLLILGSLVAMLPIYMAVVNSFKTQGEMFQSFIALPTTLHWENYSDAFNKINLLGSSMNSAIVSFLGIGGIVFCASLAGYKLSRTSGRLSNLIFFLFVASMLVPFHSIMIPLTRVAKGMGVQGSTYGLALIYIGLGVNMAIFLYHGFVKSIPRELEESAQIDGCNEFQTFFQIIFPLLLPITVTIAILDFLWIWNDFLLPLLMLTDVNRYTLILSTNMLFGEYNKEWPLILSSLVLTAIPVILIYAFFQKFIMEGIAEGAVKG comes from the coding sequence ATGAGGATGCAACGACTGAACAGTTATCTGATTCGACTGCTGCTGATTCTGGGCTCTCTCGTCGCTATGCTGCCGATCTATATGGCGGTGGTGAACTCTTTCAAAACACAAGGTGAGATGTTCCAATCCTTTATCGCGCTGCCAACAACGTTGCACTGGGAAAATTATTCGGACGCGTTTAACAAAATCAATCTGTTAGGCAGTTCGATGAACTCGGCAATTGTATCTTTTCTGGGGATCGGGGGAATTGTCTTCTGTGCCTCACTGGCGGGATACAAGCTGTCACGTACCTCAGGCCGCTTGAGCAATCTGATCTTCTTCCTGTTTGTTGCATCCATGCTGGTGCCGTTCCACTCAATCATGATTCCGCTGACACGGGTAGCCAAAGGCATGGGCGTACAAGGAAGCACGTACGGATTGGCCCTGATCTATATCGGACTTGGTGTGAATATGGCAATCTTCCTCTATCACGGGTTTGTGAAGTCCATTCCGCGTGAATTGGAGGAGTCGGCTCAGATTGACGGATGTAATGAGTTCCAGACGTTCTTCCAGATTATTTTCCCGCTGCTGCTTCCGATCACAGTCACCATCGCGATTCTGGACTTCCTGTGGATCTGGAATGACTTCTTGCTGCCACTGCTCATGTTGACCGATGTGAATCGTTATACGCTGATTCTGTCAACGAACATGCTGTTTGGTGAATATAACAAGGAATGGCCGTTGATTCTGTCCTCCCTGGTACTGACTGCGATTCCGGTTATTCTGATCTATGCGTTCTTCCAGAAGTTCATTATGGAGGGGATTGCGGAGGGTGCGGTCAAAGGGTAA
- a CDS encoding sugar ABC transporter permease gives MATNVFKKYLSLLAFTAPAFVIYAIFLLYPTFSGMFYSLTDWNGLNRDYSFIGLGNFVELFKEDPDFLNSLWFTMKYVIFMLILQNGIALLLAVLIESRTRSKGLFRTLFFMPNMISTIISAFMWTFIFSQVLPQLAEKLAISFLDQQWLGDPKFSFYSILIVSLWNGVGYMMIIYLAALQGVPKSLKEAAVIDGANAFQVLRNVVLPMITHAVTICFFLTLNGAFKVFEVVYGLTGGGPGRATQVITMNIYEEAFSNNFRYGYASAKSVVLFIIVLIFTLIQITVMKKKEVEA, from the coding sequence ATGGCTACGAATGTGTTCAAGAAGTATCTGTCACTGCTCGCGTTCACTGCGCCTGCCTTTGTCATCTATGCGATTTTCCTGCTGTACCCTACGTTTAGTGGCATGTTCTATAGCCTCACGGATTGGAACGGACTTAATCGGGATTACAGCTTTATTGGTCTGGGCAACTTCGTGGAATTGTTCAAAGAAGATCCCGACTTTCTGAACTCCCTGTGGTTCACGATGAAATATGTAATATTTATGCTGATTCTGCAAAATGGAATTGCCTTGCTGCTCGCCGTATTAATTGAGTCACGGACGCGCAGCAAAGGGCTCTTCCGGACCCTGTTCTTCATGCCTAACATGATCAGTACGATCATCAGTGCTTTCATGTGGACCTTCATCTTCTCTCAGGTGCTGCCACAGCTTGCTGAGAAACTGGCTATTTCGTTCCTCGACCAGCAATGGCTGGGTGATCCGAAGTTTTCATTTTACTCCATTCTAATCGTATCGCTCTGGAACGGTGTAGGGTATATGATGATCATCTATCTGGCCGCTCTCCAGGGTGTGCCGAAAAGTCTCAAGGAAGCGGCTGTTATTGATGGAGCCAACGCATTCCAGGTGCTGCGCAATGTGGTGTTGCCGATGATTACTCATGCCGTGACCATCTGTTTCTTCCTGACGCTGAACGGAGCATTCAAAGTGTTCGAAGTGGTCTATGGACTAACTGGTGGTGGACCGGGCCGAGCCACGCAGGTGATCACGATGAACATCTATGAAGAAGCGTTCTCCAACAACTTCAGATATGGCTATGCGAGTGCCAAATCGGTTGTGCTGTTCATCATTGTACTTATCTTTACACTCATCCAGATCACCGTCATGAAGAAGAAAGAGGTGGAAGCATGA
- a CDS encoding extracellular solute-binding protein, translating to MKVWKSVASAVLVSVLLAGCGSNAGTDNGQEESASGSTVSLKVFVAQPRLKEHYDKYIEQFKAKEKAEKNIEVNVQLEMPPADNAPQILKTRLASNDAPDVFALHAVNEIPPFSKAGYLEDLSGQPFVDKLLDSVKPSVTDAEGKVVAVPLETLSWGYLYNKDIFEEQGLEVPTTLTEMKAVVEKLKAANITPFELSYKESWIPQLFLPLTVGALTQSEHKDFVDKMNQDQGSFSDMKALFDIFDLVNANGTDKALEVGGDDGSAAFASGSAAMWIQGPWFAETILKSNPDLNFGVAPMPINDNPDDTKINLSTSTSLAVSSTSKNKEVALDFVNYILDDKDSSAFFEALKFNPVAKIHDFKSFPWVDDAQKYVSEGKAYQDPSIPQAVKDESGKALQGYYSGQLNQQQVIDALDKAWKSYNKVNK from the coding sequence ATGAAAGTATGGAAAAGCGTAGCAAGTGCGGTACTGGTCAGTGTTCTGCTCGCAGGTTGCGGCTCCAATGCAGGAACGGACAATGGGCAGGAAGAATCGGCATCAGGCAGCACGGTATCACTCAAAGTATTCGTTGCACAACCTCGGCTGAAAGAACATTACGATAAATATATAGAACAGTTCAAAGCCAAGGAGAAAGCAGAGAAAAACATTGAGGTGAACGTGCAACTGGAAATGCCGCCAGCGGACAATGCACCTCAGATTCTGAAGACACGACTCGCCTCCAATGATGCACCGGATGTGTTCGCTCTTCATGCGGTCAACGAGATTCCACCATTCAGCAAAGCTGGGTATCTGGAAGATCTGTCGGGCCAACCTTTTGTAGATAAGTTGCTGGATTCAGTCAAACCTTCCGTAACGGATGCGGAGGGTAAAGTCGTGGCTGTTCCATTGGAAACGTTATCATGGGGCTATCTGTACAATAAAGATATTTTCGAAGAGCAGGGGCTGGAAGTACCAACGACGTTAACGGAAATGAAAGCGGTCGTGGAGAAACTCAAAGCAGCCAACATCACACCGTTTGAACTGTCCTACAAAGAATCCTGGATTCCGCAATTATTCCTGCCACTCACTGTGGGTGCATTAACGCAGTCGGAGCACAAAGATTTCGTCGACAAGATGAATCAGGATCAAGGCTCCTTCTCAGATATGAAAGCATTGTTCGATATCTTCGATCTGGTCAATGCCAATGGAACGGACAAAGCTTTGGAAGTGGGCGGAGATGATGGTTCAGCAGCCTTCGCTTCAGGAAGCGCCGCAATGTGGATTCAGGGACCATGGTTTGCCGAAACGATCCTGAAGTCCAATCCGGACTTGAACTTTGGTGTAGCACCAATGCCGATCAATGACAATCCGGATGATACCAAAATCAATCTGAGTACCTCTACTTCACTGGCGGTATCGTCAACAAGCAAGAATAAAGAAGTGGCACTCGATTTTGTGAACTACATTCTCGATGACAAGGATTCAAGCGCATTCTTTGAAGCACTCAAGTTCAATCCGGTTGCCAAGATCCATGACTTCAAGAGCTTCCCGTGGGTAGATGATGCCCAGAAATATGTGAGTGAAGGTAAAGCCTATCAGGACCCATCCATCCCTCAAGCGGTGAAAGACGAGTCAGGCAAAGCGTTGCAAGGTTACTACTCTGGGCAATTAAATCAACAGCAGGTTATCGATGCGCTCGACAAGGCGTGGAAATCCTACAACAAAGTCAACAAGTAA